The Streptomyces laurentii region GGAGCTCCAGCTTCATCTCGGGGGTGGGGACGCCGACGAGGACGACGGTGCCGGCGAGGTCGCGGGCGTAGAAGGCCTGCTGGTAGGTCTCGGGGCGGCCGACGGCCTCGATGACGACGTCGGCGCCGAAGCCGCCGGTGAGCTCACGGATGGCCTCGACGGGATCGGAGGTGCGGGAGTTGACGGTGTGGGTGGCCCCCATCTCCTTGGCCTTCTCCAGCTTCTTGTCGTCGATGTCGACGGCGATGATGCGGGCGGCGCCGGCCAGGCGGGAGCCGGCGATGGCCGCGTCGCCGACGCCGCCGCAGCCGATGACGGCGACGCTGTCGCCGCGGCCGACGTTGCCGGTGTTGATGGCGGCGCCGATGCCGGCCATGACACCGCAGCCGAGCAGGCCCGCGGCCTCGGGGGCGACGGCCGGGTCGACCTTGGTGCACTGGCCGGAGGCGACGAGGGTCTTCTCGGCGAACGCGCCGATCCCGAGGGCGGGCGACAGCTCGGTGCCGTCGAGCAGGGTCATCTTCTGCTTGGCGTTGTGGGTGTCGAAGCAGTACCAGGGGCGGCCGCGCAGGCAGGCCCGGCACTGGCCGCACACCGCGCGCCAGTTGAGGACGACGAAATCGCCGGGGGCGACGTCGGTGACGCCCTCGCCGACGGACTCGACGATTCCGGCCGCCTCGTGCCCGAGGAGGAAGGGGAAATCGTCGTTGATGGCGCCCTGCTTGTAATGGAGGTCCGTGTGGCAGACCCCGCACGCCTGGATCTTCACCACGGCCTCACCGGGGCCGGGGTCGGGAATGACGATCGTCTCGACCCGTACGGGTTCATTCTTCCCGGGGGCGACGACTCCCTGGACCTGCTGCGGCATCGTGGTGTTCCTCTCGAAAAACGGCAATCCACGTTTCGGATGTGACGATAACGGCCAGGTTACGCGGAGCTCGCAACCTTCGCCCAGGTGGTCACCGTCTGCCCCGATGCAGGCATGACACAGCCTCAGGGGGAAGTATGACCGGTGAGATCGAGCCGTACGTCGATGCTCTGACCGTGCCGCCGGTACTCCGCCCGGACGCGTCGGGGGAGCTCGTGGTCGAGCTCCGGCCGGCCTGGGTGCGGATGCACCGGCAGCTGCCGCCGACACTGATGTGGGGGTACGAGGGGACCGTGCCCGGCCCGACCATCGAGGTGCGGCGCGGGGAGCGCATCAAGGTCGCGTGGACCAACCGGATCCCGAAGGGCAGCGAGTACCCGGTGACCGCCGTCGAGGTGGGACAGACCGCCGGGCGGCCCGCCCCGCACAACCGGCCGGGCCGGGAAGGCGCGGAGCCGATCAAGGAGGTGACGGCGCTGCCGGCCTGGTCGGTGACGCATCTGCACGGGGCGCAGACCGGCGGCGGCAACGACGGGTGGGCGGACAACGCGGTGGGCTTCGGGGACGCCCAGCTGTCCGAGTACCCGAACGACCACCCGGCGGTGCAGTACTGGTACCACGACCACGCCATGAACATCACCCGCTGGAACGTGTACGCGGGGCTCGTGGGCACCTATCTGATCCGGGACGACGAGGAGGACGCCCTGGGTCTGCCGTCCGGGGCACGGGAGCTGCCGCTGATCCTGGCGGACCGGAACCTGGACCAGGACGAGGACGGGCGGCTGAACGGGCGGCTGCTGCACAAGACGACGCAGCTCGTCGCGGCGCACCCGGAGACGGGCAAGCCGGTGTCGCTGCCGTTCCAGGGCCCGTACACGACGGTGAACGGGACGATCTGGCCGTACCTCGACGTCGAGGCGGGCTGCTGCCGCGCCCGGTGGCGGTGGACTTCGGCGCGGCGGCCGCAGGTGACCCGGCGGACGTCGACCCGCTGACGATCGCACCCGCCGAGCGGTTCGATCTGCTGGTCGACTTCCGACAGCTCGCCGGGCGCCGGCTGCGGCTGCTGAACAAGGCGAAGGGGCAACCGCCGGGGGGCGCGGACGCGACGGCGAGCGTGCCGTATCCGCAGGTCATGGAGTTCCGGGTGGGCGAGCCGGCGGAGTACGAGGCGGAGGCGGACGGCTTCGAGCTGCCACCGGTGCTCTCGGGTTCCTTCCGGCGCTACGACCACGCGGAGGTGGAGCACGGGCACCGGCTGGTCGTGCTCACCCCGCCCGGCACCGTCGGGGGCGGCGGGCACCCCGAGATCTGGGAGATGGAGGAGGTCCCGGAGCACGAGCAGGCGGCGCTGCGCGGGCCGGCGGACGGGGTGATCCGGGTCCAGTCCTCGGACGGCAAGGTGCGCACGTACCGGCGTGGCGCCCGGACGTTCAACGACGGTCTCGGCTTCACCATCGGCGAGGGCGCGTTCGAGCAGTGGTCGTTCCTGAACCTGGCGCCGTCGAACGTGGTGCACCCGATGCACATCCACCTGGCGGACTTCCAGGTGATGGCCCGGGAGACGTACGTGACGGACGGGTTCGACACGGGGGTCGGCGGGACGCGGGCGCCGGTGCGCTTCGACGCGGAGCGGCCGCTGACGGTGCCGCCGAACGAGCGGGGCTGGAAGGACGTGTTCCGGGTGCCCGGCGGTCAGCTGGTGCGGGTGATGGGGCGGTTCGACGGGGCGTACGGACGCTTCATGTACCACTGCCATCTGCTGGAGCACGAGGACATGGGCATGATGCGGCCGTTCGTGGTGATGCCGCCGGAGGTGCTGCCGCTGGGGCACGACCACGCGGGCGGTCCGGGGCACGGCGGTCACCAGTCCTGACGGCCTGATGACCTGACGGTCTGATGGTCTGGCGGACTGACGGCCTGATGACCTGATAGCCCACGGTGCTGTCGGTCGGGGGCCGGGAATCCGAGGACCGGAATCCCGGGGGCGCTCGCGCGGGGACGGGCCGGTGGCATGATCCGGTCATGAGTCTCACCGAGCGTCGGCTCGCCCTGGCCCTGCTGGACCGTCAGCTCCTCCTCGAACGCCACCGCCTCGACGTGGCGGAAGCGGTCCGCCGGCTCTGCGCTCTCCAGGCGCAGTCGCCGGCGTCACCGTATCTGGCGCTGTGGAACCGCCTGCGGGAGTTCGCGCCCGAGGATCTCGACGCGGCGTTCGCCGAGGGCCGGCTCGTGAAGGCGACCCTCATGCGGCTCACCCTGCACGCCGTCCACGCCGAGGACTACGCGCCCTTCCGCGCCGCCATGCTGGGCACCCTGCGCGGGGCGCGGCTGTACGACCGCCGCTTCAAGGCGACCGGGCTGACCCCGGCCGACGCCGACGCGCTGCTCCCCGAACTCGCCGGGTTCCTGGAGCGGCCGCGTACCGGCGCCGAGGTGGAGCGCGAGGTCACGGGGAGGCACGGCGAGCACGCCTATCGGGTGTGGTGGGCGCTGCGCGCGTTCGCGCCGGTGCGTCACGCGCCGGTCGGCGGCCCGTGGTCGTTCGCCCACCGGAACTCCTACCGCGCCTCCGGGGCGGCCGCCGCGCCCTCGCCGGAGGAGGCCGCCGCCGGGGTCCGGCGTCTGCTGCTCGCGTACCTGGGCGCGTTCGGGCCGGCGTCGGCCTCGGACTTCGCCCGGTTCACGCTGCTGACGCGCGGCACGATAACCACGGCGCTGGAGGGACTGGGCGACCAGGTGGTGCGGGTGCCGGGCCCCGGTCGCGCCGCCTTGTTCGACCTGGCCGGCGCGACCGTACCCGACGAGGACACCCCGGCACCGCCGAGACTGCTGCCGATGTGGGACGGCACGCTGCTGGCCCACGCCGTACCCGGGCGGCTGATGCCCCCGGAGTACCGGCCGCTGGTCGTCCGGCGCAACGGCGACGTGCTGCCCTGTCTGCTCGTCGACGGGCAGGTCGCCGGTGTGTGGCGGGCGACCGGCGAGGGCGTGGAGCTGACCGCCTTCCGCCCGCTCGGGAAGGCCGCGTGGCAGGGCCTGGCCGAGGAGGCGGAGAAGCTGTCGGCGCTGCTCGCCGACCGCGATCCGGCCGTCTACCGGCGCTACGGCCACTGGTGGGAGAAGGGCTTCCCGTACGCCGAGCGGACGGTCGTCACCACCTGACCCCGTTCCCGGCCCGCGTCGGCGAAGCCGTCGGCCCCGGGTGTCCGTCCTGGGCGTCCGTCCTGGTCGGCGGCGTCCTTCGCCAGGACGCGGACGCGGCGGCGGACCAGGTACCAGCCGCCGGCGCCCAGGGGGGAAGGGTCTGTGCCCGGCCGTCCCCTGGCGGGGTGCGGCTCCGGCACGGCCGGCGCACGCCCTCGCGGCTGGCGAGGGAGCACCGGAGGAGGCGTATGTCACCGAACGCCCGGATTCGAGCACTTCACCCCACGCGTCGGTGATCACGCTCCGTCCACCGGGGGTCCCGGCCCGCGGCGGAGCCCGGGGCGGACCGGGGGGCGTCACGGCGCCAGGACGTCGAGTTCCCTCAGCGCGCCGACCGCGATCTGCCGGGTCAGCTCCTCGGCGCGGGCCGCGTTCTTCTCCCGTACGGCCTCGGCGACCCGGACGTGCAGGGTGACGGCGGCCGGGTCGGGGTCCTCGAACATCACCTGATGGTGGGTACGGCCGGTCAGGACCTCGGCGACGACGTCACCGAGCCGGGCGAACATCTCGTTGCCGGAGGCGTCGAGGACGACCCGGTGGAAGGCGATGTCGTGCACCAGGTACTCGTCCAGCCGGCGCCCGCGCGAGGTGGCGACCATGCCGAGGGCGTGCTCGGTGAGCGCGCGGCACTGCTCGGGGCCGGCGTTCAGGGCGGCGAGGCCGGCGGCGACGGGTTCGATCGCGGAGC contains the following coding sequences:
- a CDS encoding S-(hydroxymethyl)mycothiol dehydrogenase (Class III alcohol dehydrogenase; cd08279;~NAD binding site [chemical binding];~S-(hydroxymethyl)mycothiol dehydrogenase [Streptomyces davawensis JCM4913];~S-(hydroxymethyl)mycothiol dehydrogenase; TIGR03451;~catalytic Zn binding site [ion binding];~identified by MetaGeneAnnotator; putative;~structural Zn binding site [ion binding];~substrate binding site [chemical binding]) is translated as MPQQVQGVVAPGKNEPVRVETIVIPDPGPGEAVVKIQACGVCHTDLHYKQGAINDDFPFLLGHEAAGIVESVGEGVTDVAPGDFVVLNWRAVCGQCRACLRGRPWYCFDTHNAKQKMTLLDGTELSPALGIGAFAEKTLVASGQCTKVDPAVAPEAAGLLGCGVMAGIGAAINTGNVGRGDSVAVIGCGGVGDAAIAGSRLAGAARIIAVDIDDKKLEKAKEMGATHTVNSRTSDPVEAIRELTGGFGADVVIEAVGRPETYQQAFYARDLAGTVVLVGVPTPEMKLELPLLDVFGRGGALKSSWYGDCLPSRDFPMLIDLHQQGRIDLGAFVTETIGLGDVEKAFARMHEGDVLRSVVIL
- a CDS encoding phenoxazinone synthase (Multicopper oxidase; pfam07732;~Putative multicopper oxidases [Secondary metabolites biosynthesis,transport, and catabolism]; COG2132;~identified by MetaGeneAnnotator; putative;~phenoxazinone synthase (PHS) [Streptomyces hygroscopicus subsp. jinggangensis TL01]), which codes for MTGEIEPYVDALTVPPVLRPDASGELVVELRPAWVRMHRQLPPTLMWGYEGTVPGPTIEVRRGERIKVAWTNRIPKGSEYPVTAVEVGQTAGRPAPHNRPGREGAEPIKEVTALPAWSVTHLHGAQTGGGNDGWADNAVGFGDAQLSEYPNDHPAVQYWYHDHAMNITRWNVYAGLVGTYLIRDDEEDALGLPSGARELPLILADRNLDQDEDGRLNGRLLHKTTQLVAAHPETGKPVSLPFQGPYTTVNGTIWPYLDVEAGCCRARWRWTSARRPQVTRRTSTR
- a CDS encoding laccase (Cytochrome C oxidase subunit II, periplasmic domain; cl11412;~Putative multicopper oxidases [Secondary metabolites biosynthesis,transport, and catabolism]; COG2132;~identified by MetaGeneAnnotator; putative;~laccase [Streptomyces clavuligerus ATCC27064]), with the translated sequence MAVDFGAAAAGDPADVDPLTIAPAERFDLLVDFRQLAGRRLRLLNKAKGQPPGGADATASVPYPQVMEFRVGEPAEYEAEADGFELPPVLSGSFRRYDHAEVEHGHRLVVLTPPGTVGGGGHPEIWEMEEVPEHEQAALRGPADGVIRVQSSDGKVRTYRRGARTFNDGLGFTIGEGAFEQWSFLNLAPSNVVHPMHIHLADFQVMARETYVTDGFDTGVGGTRAPVRFDAERPLTVPPNERGWKDVFRVPGGQLVRVMGRFDGAYGRFMYHCHLLEHEDMGMMRPFVVMPPEVLPLGHDHAGGPGHGGHQS
- a CDS encoding hypothetical protein (identified by MetaGeneAnnotator; putative;~sequence version:1), with protein sequence MLSVGGRESEDRNPGGARAGTGRWHDPVMSLTERRLALALLDRQLLLERHRLDVAEAVRRLCALQAQSPASPYLALWNRLREFAPEDLDAAFAEGRLVKATLMRLTLHAVHAEDYAPFRAAMLGTLRGARLYDRRFKATGLTPADADALLPELAGFLERPRTGAEVEREVTGRHGEHAYRVWWALRAFAPVRHAPVGGPWSFAHRNSYRASGAAAAPSPEEAAAGVRRLLLAYLGAFGPASASDFARFTLLTRGTITTALEGLGDQVVRVPGPGRAALFDLAGATVPDEDTPAPPRLLPMWDGTLLAHAVPGRLMPPEYRPLVVRRNGDVLPCLLVDGQVAGVWRATGEGVELTAFRPLGKAAWQGLAEEAEKLSALLADRDPAVYRRYGHWWEKGFPYAERTVVTT
- a CDS encoding reductase PMI12_05689 (identified by MetaGeneAnnotator; putative;~sequence version:1), which codes for MPEPHPARGRPGTDPSPLGAGGWYLVRRRVRVLAKDAADQDGRPGRTPGADGFADAGRERGQVVTTVRSAYGKPFSHQWP
- a CDS encoding gntR family transcriptional regulator (DNA-binding site [nucleotide binding];~GntR family transcriptional regulator [Streptomyces cattleya NRRL 8057 = DSM46488];~Transcriptional regulators [Transcription]; COG2186;~Winged helix-turn-helix (WHTH) DNA-binding domain of the GntR family of transcriptional regulators; cd07377;~identified by MetaGeneAnnotator; putative), whose protein sequence is MTTPAQGLHPHVLTSLGLAITAGDYPPGSVLRSDELAERFEVSRTVVREVVRVLESMHLVESRRRVGVIVLPTERWNVYDPQVIRWRLAGADRPRQLRSLTVLRSAIEPVAAGLAALNAGPEQCRALTEHALGMVATSRGRRLDEYLVHDIAFHRVVLDASGNEMFARLGDVVAEVLTGRTHHQVMFEDPDPAAVTLHVRVAEAVREKNAARAEELTRQIAVGALRELDVLAP